A portion of the Streptomyces sp. YPW6 genome contains these proteins:
- a CDS encoding sensor histidine kinase yields the protein MGESTGPAAMALGALPSLAAAGSLLWAVACRRTEVRRRLGRLARPTAVCAVLSLITSFAPLRAGSGWKLAEVALLSLLVAVVTRWSRGDQLAWALPPATLAVTLWPLPLVTGDSFPESIGIGAFWLLPVAAAAAAGAYPRRQELRRRRAVAAARSAQRLQLSRDLHDFVAHDISGIVVQAQAARFVAATDPSHAVLALERIEKAGLSALAAMDRTVRMLHGPEPAATEPLPDVSQLHVLVENFTAAGATEAHLDLPHPVTERLSREAGSAAYRIVVEGLTNIRRHAPDASRATVAFTPTATTVELRITNDRGAGPSARRAPRRGGLGLPALTEHAQALGGTLTAGPHGDGGWQLTAVLPAAPPKEKTP from the coding sequence ATGGGGGAATCAACCGGCCCGGCCGCCATGGCGCTTGGCGCCTTGCCGTCGCTCGCGGCGGCGGGCTCGCTGCTGTGGGCCGTCGCGTGCCGCCGCACCGAGGTGCGGCGGCGGCTCGGTCGCCTCGCCCGTCCGACCGCGGTGTGCGCGGTCCTCTCCCTGATCACCAGCTTCGCCCCGCTGCGGGCCGGTTCCGGCTGGAAGCTGGCGGAGGTCGCCCTCCTGTCGCTCCTCGTGGCCGTGGTCACCCGCTGGTCACGGGGGGACCAGCTCGCGTGGGCCCTCCCGCCGGCCACCCTCGCGGTGACTCTCTGGCCGCTGCCGCTGGTCACCGGTGACTCCTTCCCGGAATCCATCGGGATCGGCGCCTTCTGGCTTCTCCCCGTGGCCGCCGCGGCGGCGGCTGGCGCCTACCCCCGACGCCAGGAACTGCGGCGTCGGCGTGCGGTGGCCGCGGCCCGAAGCGCCCAGCGTCTTCAACTCTCCCGCGACCTGCACGATTTCGTCGCGCATGACATCAGCGGCATCGTCGTCCAGGCCCAGGCCGCCCGCTTCGTCGCCGCCACCGACCCCTCCCACGCGGTGCTCGCCCTGGAACGCATCGAGAAGGCGGGCCTGAGCGCCCTCGCCGCGATGGACCGGACGGTGCGCATGCTGCACGGCCCGGAGCCGGCAGCCACCGAGCCACTCCCCGACGTGTCCCAACTCCATGTCCTGGTGGAGAACTTCACTGCCGCGGGAGCCACCGAAGCCCATCTCGACCTGCCTCACCCGGTCACGGAGCGGCTCTCGCGCGAGGCCGGCTCCGCCGCGTACCGCATCGTCGTCGAGGGCCTGACCAACATCCGCCGGCACGCCCCCGACGCCTCCCGCGCCACCGTCGCCTTCACCCCCACGGCCACCACGGTGGAGCTACGCATCACCAACGACCGTGGCGCGGGCCCCTCCGCCCGCCGCGCCCCCCGGCGCGGCGGCCTCGGCCTCCCCGCACTCACCGAGCATGCCCAGGCCCTCGGCGGAACCCTCACCGCCGGGCCCCACGGCGACGGCGGCTGGCAGCTCACCGCCGTCCTGCCCGCCGCGCCCCCGAAGGAGAAGACGCCATGA
- a CDS encoding response regulator transcription factor translates to MTTPPGGPTRILIADDQEDVRSGFRLILGSQPDMTVVGEAADGLAAVDLARTLRPDLVLADIRMPGVDGLEVTRRLAGPGVPDPMRVLVVTTFDHDDYVRTALRDGACGFLLKRSGPGLLVEGVRAAMAGDMLISPQITVRLLRNLAPAFAPAQVASASPSPLTTREREIARLVAEGLTNAEIGEKLFITAGTAKTHIANIQAKLKVRNRVGIAAWSWENGLAGPVPRE, encoded by the coding sequence ATGACAACGCCCCCCGGTGGCCCGACCCGCATCCTGATCGCCGACGACCAGGAGGACGTCCGCAGCGGGTTCCGCCTCATCCTCGGCTCGCAGCCCGACATGACGGTGGTCGGCGAGGCGGCGGACGGCCTCGCCGCCGTCGACCTCGCCCGCACCCTGCGTCCCGACCTGGTCCTCGCCGACATCCGGATGCCGGGCGTGGACGGCCTCGAAGTGACCCGACGCCTCGCGGGCCCTGGCGTACCGGACCCGATGCGCGTCCTCGTCGTCACCACCTTTGACCACGACGACTACGTACGTACGGCCCTGCGCGACGGCGCCTGCGGATTCCTGCTCAAGCGCTCGGGCCCCGGGCTGCTGGTCGAGGGGGTCAGGGCGGCGATGGCGGGGGACATGCTCATCAGCCCCCAGATCACGGTCCGGCTGCTCCGGAACCTTGCCCCCGCCTTCGCCCCCGCCCAGGTGGCGTCCGCGTCTCCGTCGCCTCTCACCACCCGGGAGAGGGAGATCGCCCGTCTGGTCGCCGAGGGACTCACCAACGCCGAGATCGGCGAGAAGCTCTTCATCACGGCGGGCACCGCCAAGACCCACATCGCCAACATCCAGGCGAAGTTGAAGGTCCGCAACCGGGTGGGCATAGCCGCCTGGTCCTGGGAGAACGGACTGGCCGGCCCGGTCCCACGGGAGTAG
- a CDS encoding ATP-dependent RecD-like DNA helicase gives MSNMAVLEGVLERITYANEENGYTVARVDTGRGAGDLLTVVGALLGAQVGESLRMEGRWGSHAQYGKQFTVENYTTVLPATIQGIRRYLGSGLIKGIGPVMADRITTHFGVDTLDVIEQEPKRLVEVPGLGPKRTKMIAAAWEEQKAIKEVMVFLQGVGVSTSIAVRIYKKYEDASISVVRNQPYRLAADVWGIGFLTADKIAQAVGIPHDSPERVKAGLQYALSQSSDQGHCYLPEERLIADGVKLLQVDTGLVIECLAELAADPEGVVREKVPSPEGGEPVTAVYLVPFHRAELSLAGQVRRLLNTGEDRMPAFRDVDWGKALAWLATRTGADLAPEQEQAVRLALSRKVAVLTGGPGCGKSFTVRSIVELARAKKAKVVLAAPTGRAAKRLSELTGAEASTVHRLLELKPGGDAAYDRDRPLDADLVVVDEASMLDLLLANKLVKAVAPGAHLLLVGDVDQLPSVGAGEVLSDLLAEGGPVPAVRLTRIFRQAQQSGVVTNAHRINAGQPPLTEGLSDFFLFVEDETEDAGRLAVDVAARRVPAKFGFDARRDVQVLAPMHRGPAGAGHLNGLLQQAITPGRPDLPEKRFGGRVFRVGDKVTQIRNNYDKGENGVFNGTVGVVTALDPDEQKLTVRTDEDEEIGYDFDELDELAHAYAMTIHRSQGSEYPAVVIPVTTSAWMMLQRNLLYTAVTRARKLVVLVGSRKAIGQAVRTVSAGRRCTALDFRLRGGSGADFS, from the coding sequence ATGTCGAACATGGCCGTCCTCGAAGGGGTCCTGGAGCGGATCACCTACGCCAACGAGGAGAACGGGTACACGGTGGCGCGCGTCGACACCGGGCGCGGAGCCGGCGACCTCCTCACCGTGGTCGGTGCGCTGCTCGGCGCGCAGGTCGGCGAGTCGCTGCGGATGGAGGGCCGTTGGGGCTCGCACGCGCAGTACGGCAAGCAGTTCACCGTGGAGAACTACACCACCGTGCTGCCCGCCACCATCCAGGGCATCCGCCGCTATCTGGGCTCCGGGCTGATCAAGGGCATCGGGCCGGTGATGGCCGACCGGATCACCACCCACTTCGGCGTCGACACCCTCGACGTCATCGAGCAGGAACCGAAGCGGCTCGTCGAGGTCCCCGGCCTCGGCCCCAAGCGCACGAAGATGATCGCGGCGGCCTGGGAGGAACAGAAGGCGATCAAGGAGGTCATGGTCTTCCTCCAGGGTGTCGGCGTCTCCACCTCCATCGCCGTCCGCATCTACAAGAAGTACGAGGACGCCTCCATCTCCGTCGTGAGGAACCAGCCCTACCGGCTGGCCGCCGACGTCTGGGGCATCGGCTTCCTCACCGCGGACAAGATCGCCCAGGCCGTCGGCATCCCGCACGACAGCCCCGAGCGGGTCAAGGCCGGGCTGCAGTACGCGCTGTCCCAGTCCTCCGACCAGGGGCACTGCTACCTCCCCGAGGAACGGCTCATCGCGGACGGCGTCAAGCTGCTCCAGGTCGACACCGGGCTGGTCATCGAGTGCCTGGCCGAGCTCGCCGCCGACCCGGAGGGCGTCGTACGGGAGAAGGTGCCGTCCCCCGAGGGCGGCGAGCCGGTCACGGCGGTCTACCTCGTCCCGTTCCACCGGGCCGAGCTGTCCCTCGCCGGGCAGGTGCGGCGGCTGCTGAACACCGGCGAGGACCGGATGCCCGCCTTCCGGGACGTCGACTGGGGCAAGGCCCTGGCCTGGCTCGCCACGCGTACGGGGGCCGATCTCGCGCCCGAGCAGGAGCAGGCCGTGCGTCTCGCGCTCAGCCGCAAGGTGGCCGTCCTGACCGGCGGCCCCGGCTGCGGGAAGTCGTTCACCGTCCGGTCGATCGTCGAGCTGGCCCGGGCGAAGAAGGCCAAGGTGGTGCTCGCCGCCCCCACCGGGCGCGCCGCCAAACGTCTCTCCGAGCTGACCGGGGCCGAGGCGTCCACCGTGCACCGGCTGCTGGAGCTCAAGCCGGGCGGGGACGCGGCGTACGACCGGGACCGCCCCCTGGACGCCGATCTGGTCGTCGTCGACGAGGCGTCGATGCTCGATCTGCTGCTCGCCAACAAGCTCGTGAAGGCGGTGGCACCCGGTGCCCACCTCCTCCTCGTGGGCGACGTGGACCAGCTGCCCTCGGTCGGCGCGGGGGAGGTGCTGAGCGATCTGCTCGCGGAGGGCGGACCGGTCCCCGCCGTCCGGCTCACCCGGATCTTCCGCCAGGCCCAGCAGTCCGGAGTGGTCACCAACGCCCACCGCATCAACGCCGGACAGCCGCCCCTCACCGAGGGGCTGAGCGACTTCTTCCTCTTCGTCGAGGACGAGACGGAGGACGCGGGCAGGCTCGCCGTCGATGTCGCGGCCCGTCGTGTTCCGGCCAAATTCGGGTTCGACGCCCGCCGGGACGTGCAGGTCCTCGCCCCGATGCACCGGGGCCCGGCCGGCGCGGGCCATCTGAACGGGCTGCTCCAGCAGGCCATCACCCCCGGCCGCCCCGACCTCCCCGAGAAGCGGTTCGGCGGGCGGGTTTTCAGGGTCGGCGACAAGGTCACCCAGATCCGCAACAACTACGACAAGGGCGAGAACGGCGTTTTCAACGGCACCGTCGGCGTCGTCACCGCCCTCGACCCGGACGAACAGAAGCTCACCGTCCGCACCGACGAGGACGAGGAGATCGGCTACGACTTCGACGAGCTGGACGAGCTGGCCCACGCGTACGCCATGACGATCCACCGCTCCCAGGGCAGCGAGTATCCCGCCGTCGTCATCCCCGTCACCACCAGTGCCTGGATGATGCTCCAGCGCAACCTGCTCTACACCGCCGTGACGCGGGCCAGGAAGCTCGTCGTCCTCGTCGGGTCCCGTAAGGCGATCGGCCAGGCGGTCCGCACGGTTTCCGCAGGCCGGCGCTGTACGGCACTGGATTTCCGGCTCCGGGGCGGCTCCGGCGCAGACTTCTCGTGA
- a CDS encoding citrate synthase, with protein sequence MSEHTNNAVVLRYGDDEYTYPVIDSTVGDKGFDIGKLRANTGLVTLDSGYGNTAAYKSAITYLDGEQGILRYRGYPIEQLAERSSFLEVAYTLINGDLPKVDELAAFKNEITQHTLLHEDVKRFFDGFPRDAHPMAMLSSVVSALSTFYQDSHNPFDEQQRHLSTIRLLAKLPTIAAYAYKKSIGHPFVYPRNDLGYVENFLRMTFSVPAQEYELDPVVVSALDKLLILHADHEQNCSTSTVRLVGSSQANMFASISAGISALWGPLHGGANQSVLEMLEGIQANGGDVDSFIRKVKNKEDGVRLMGFGHRVYKSFDPRAKIIKAAAHDVLSALGKSDELLDIALKLEEHALSDDYFVSRNLYPNVDFYTGLIYRAMGFPTEMFTVLFALGRLPGWIAQWHEMIKEPGSRIGRPRQIYTGEVLRDFVPVEGR encoded by the coding sequence GTGAGCGAGCACACCAACAACGCTGTAGTACTGCGGTACGGCGATGACGAGTACACCTACCCGGTGATCGACAGCACCGTCGGCGACAAGGGCTTCGACATCGGGAAGCTCCGGGCCAATACCGGCCTGGTGACGCTGGACAGCGGATACGGCAACACCGCCGCCTATAAATCCGCCATCACGTACCTCGACGGCGAGCAGGGCATCCTGCGCTACCGCGGATACCCGATCGAGCAGCTCGCCGAGCGCTCATCGTTCCTCGAGGTCGCGTACACGCTGATCAACGGTGACCTGCCCAAGGTCGACGAGCTGGCGGCGTTCAAGAACGAGATCACCCAGCACACGCTGCTGCACGAGGACGTCAAGCGGTTCTTCGACGGCTTCCCGCGCGACGCCCACCCGATGGCCATGCTGTCCTCGGTCGTCAGCGCGCTGTCCACGTTCTACCAGGACAGCCACAACCCGTTCGACGAGCAGCAGCGCCACCTGTCGACGATCCGCCTGCTGGCGAAGCTCCCGACGATCGCGGCGTACGCCTACAAGAAGTCGATCGGCCACCCCTTCGTCTACCCGCGCAACGACCTCGGGTACGTCGAGAACTTCCTGCGCATGACCTTCTCGGTCCCCGCCCAGGAGTACGAGCTGGACCCGGTCGTCGTCTCGGCCCTGGACAAGCTGCTCATCCTGCACGCGGACCACGAGCAGAACTGTTCGACCTCCACCGTGCGTCTGGTCGGCTCCTCGCAGGCGAACATGTTCGCCTCGATCTCCGCTGGCATCTCGGCGCTGTGGGGCCCGCTGCACGGCGGCGCCAACCAGTCGGTGCTGGAGATGCTGGAAGGCATCCAGGCCAACGGCGGCGACGTCGACTCCTTCATCCGCAAGGTGAAGAACAAGGAGGACGGCGTCCGCCTGATGGGCTTCGGCCACCGGGTGTACAAGTCCTTCGACCCGCGCGCCAAGATCATCAAGGCTGCCGCGCACGACGTGCTGTCCGCGCTCGGCAAGTCCGACGAGCTGCTCGACATCGCGCTCAAGCTGGAGGAGCACGCGCTCTCCGACGACTACTTCGTCTCGCGCAACCTCTACCCCAACGTGGACTTCTACACCGGTCTGATCTACCGGGCCATGGGCTTCCCGACCGAGATGTTCACCGTGCTCTTCGCGCTCGGCCGGCTGCCCGGCTGGATCGCCCAGTGGCACGAGATGATCAAGGAGCCGGGTTCCCGCATCGGCCGCCCGCGCCAGATCTACACCGGCGAGGTCCTGCGCGACTTCGTCCCGGTCGAGGGCCGCTGA
- a CDS encoding heavy metal translocating P-type ATPase, which yields MASTAADFPATGVSRAELMIGGMTCASCAARVEKKLNRMEGVTATVNYATEKARVTFGEGLKLGDLVATVEKTGYTARPVTVPAPAPEAAQDSVPGPGQECPPESASQLPSRPMPQSTLEPGPQSTLEPVPERTAEPVPEPAPGVVARDADAEQDASLTALRQRLVVSAALAAPVVVLAMVPALQFDFWQWLSLTLTAPVVVWGGLPFHRAAWTNAKHGAATMDTLVSLGTLAAFGWSLWALFLGDAGMPGMRHGFDPTVSRADAASTIYLEVAAGVIAFILLGRYLEARAKRKSGAALRALMELGAKDVAVLRGGREVRVPADTLAVGDRFVVRPGEKIATDGTVVEGSSAVDASMLTGESVPVEVTTGDTVTGATLNAGGRLLVEATRIGNDTQLARMARLVEDAQNGKASAQRLADRISAVFVPVVITLALATLGFWLGNGAGLTTAFTAAVAVLIIACPCALGLATPTALMVGTGRGAQLGILIKGPEVLETTRHADTIVLDKTGTVTTGRMTLHTTHTTHETDKTEVLRLAGALENASEHPIAQAVATAATDTTGPLPTPEDFTNIPGLGVQGTVEGHAVLVGRPRLVADAGIPLPPALARALEENEAHGRTAVVVAWDSVARGVFGVADTVKDSSAAAVAELRGLGLEPILLTGDNRAVAEAVAREVGIGTVLAEVLPEDKVNVVKRLQAEGRVVAMVGDGVNDAAALATASLGLAMGTGTDAAIEASDITLVRGDLKVTADAIRLSRRTLATIRGNLFWPFGYNVAALPLAASGLLNPMIAGAAMAFSSVFVVTNSLRLRAFT from the coding sequence ATGGCCAGCACAGCAGCCGACTTCCCGGCCACCGGCGTCTCCCGCGCCGAGCTCATGATCGGCGGGATGACCTGCGCCTCGTGCGCCGCCCGGGTCGAGAAGAAGCTCAACCGGATGGAGGGCGTCACCGCCACGGTGAACTACGCGACCGAGAAGGCCCGCGTCACCTTCGGGGAGGGGCTGAAGCTGGGGGATCTCGTCGCCACGGTCGAGAAGACCGGCTACACGGCCCGCCCCGTCACCGTCCCGGCGCCCGCCCCTGAAGCCGCCCAGGACTCCGTCCCGGGCCCCGGACAGGAATGTCCGCCGGAATCCGCGTCGCAGCTCCCGTCGCGGCCCATGCCGCAGTCCACGCTGGAGCCCGGTCCGCAGTCCACGCTGGAGCCCGTGCCGGAACGCACGGCGGAGCCCGTGCCGGAGCCCGCCCCCGGCGTCGTCGCCCGGGACGCCGACGCGGAGCAGGACGCCTCCCTCACCGCGCTCCGGCAGCGCCTCGTCGTCTCCGCCGCGCTGGCCGCCCCGGTCGTCGTGCTCGCCATGGTTCCGGCGCTCCAGTTCGACTTCTGGCAGTGGCTGAGCCTCACCCTCACCGCGCCCGTCGTCGTCTGGGGCGGCCTGCCCTTCCACCGGGCCGCCTGGACCAACGCCAAGCACGGCGCGGCGACGATGGACACGCTGGTCTCGCTCGGCACGCTCGCCGCGTTCGGCTGGTCCCTGTGGGCCCTGTTCCTCGGCGACGCGGGCATGCCCGGTATGCGCCACGGCTTCGATCCGACCGTCTCGCGCGCCGACGCCGCCTCGACGATCTACCTGGAGGTGGCGGCCGGAGTCATCGCGTTCATCCTCCTGGGCCGCTACCTGGAAGCCCGCGCGAAGCGGAAGTCCGGCGCGGCGCTGCGGGCGCTGATGGAGCTGGGGGCGAAGGACGTCGCCGTGCTGAGGGGAGGCAGGGAGGTACGTGTCCCGGCGGACACGCTGGCCGTCGGCGACCGCTTCGTCGTGCGTCCCGGGGAGAAGATCGCGACGGACGGGACCGTGGTCGAGGGCTCCTCCGCCGTGGACGCCTCGATGCTCACCGGCGAGTCCGTACCCGTCGAGGTCACCACCGGCGACACCGTCACCGGCGCCACCCTCAACGCCGGAGGACGCCTCCTCGTCGAAGCCACCCGCATCGGCAACGACACCCAACTCGCCCGCATGGCCCGACTCGTCGAAGACGCCCAGAACGGCAAAGCCTCCGCACAACGCCTCGCCGACCGCATCTCCGCCGTCTTCGTCCCCGTCGTCATCACCCTCGCCCTGGCCACCCTCGGCTTCTGGCTCGGCAACGGCGCCGGACTCACCACCGCCTTCACCGCAGCCGTCGCCGTCCTCATCATCGCCTGCCCCTGCGCCCTCGGCCTCGCCACCCCCACCGCCCTCATGGTCGGCACCGGCCGCGGCGCCCAACTCGGCATCCTCATCAAAGGCCCCGAAGTCCTGGAAACCACCCGCCACGCCGACACCATCGTCCTCGACAAGACCGGCACCGTCACCACCGGCCGCATGACCCTCCACACCACCCACACCACCCACGAAACCGACAAGACCGAAGTCCTACGACTGGCAGGAGCCCTGGAGAACGCCTCCGAACACCCCATCGCCCAAGCCGTCGCCACCGCAGCCACCGACACCACCGGCCCCCTCCCCACCCCCGAGGACTTCACCAACATCCCCGGCCTCGGCGTCCAGGGCACCGTCGAGGGACACGCCGTCCTCGTCGGGCGGCCCCGCCTCGTCGCCGATGCCGGGATCCCCCTCCCGCCAGCGCTGGCGCGGGCCCTGGAGGAGAACGAGGCGCACGGGCGTACGGCGGTCGTCGTCGCCTGGGACTCAGTGGCCCGGGGCGTGTTCGGGGTGGCGGACACGGTCAAGGACAGCAGCGCGGCAGCCGTGGCCGAGCTGCGCGGCCTGGGTCTGGAGCCGATCCTGCTGACCGGCGACAACCGGGCCGTGGCGGAGGCCGTGGCGCGCGAGGTGGGCATCGGCACGGTCCTCGCGGAGGTGCTCCCCGAGGACAAGGTGAACGTCGTGAAGCGCCTTCAGGCCGAGGGCCGGGTCGTCGCCATGGTCGGCGACGGGGTCAACGACGCCGCCGCCCTGGCCACGGCATCCCTGGGGCTGGCGATGGGCACTGGGACGGATGCGGCGATCGAGGCGAGCGACATCACACTGGTTCGTGGAGATCTCAAGGTGACAGCTGACGCAATCCGCCTTTCCAGGCGTACGCTGGCCACCATCAGGGGCAACCTCTTCTGGCCCTTCGGGTACAACGTTGCGGCCTTGCCCCTGGCTGCAAGTGGCCTGCTCAACCCTATGATCGCGGGAGCCGCCATGGCGTTTTCGTCCGTGTTCGTCGTCACGAACAGCCTTCGGTTGCGTGCCTTCACGTAA
- a CDS encoding heavy-metal-associated domain-containing protein — translation MTAQTDTTPSTGSCCSPAGSCHDGAADVQIEQADSVTAVYQVKGMTCGHCEGAVSEEISGIAGVTSVAAVASTGLVTVASKAPLAEDAVRAAVDEAGYELLGPAA, via the coding sequence ATGACCGCCCAGACCGACACCACGCCGTCCACCGGTTCCTGCTGCTCGCCCGCCGGCTCCTGCCACGACGGCGCGGCCGACGTGCAGATCGAGCAGGCCGACTCGGTCACCGCCGTGTACCAGGTCAAGGGCATGACCTGCGGCCACTGCGAGGGGGCCGTGTCGGAGGAGATCTCCGGGATCGCGGGCGTCACCTCGGTCGCCGCCGTCGCCTCCACCGGCCTGGTCACCGTCGCGTCCAAGGCCCCGCTGGCCGAGGACGCCGTCCGCGCCGCCGTCGACGAGGCCGGATACGAGCTTCTCGGCCCGGCCGCCTGA
- a CDS encoding TetR/AcrR family transcriptional regulator: MTVPEAKANKTAAEAAVEAATEGAAGAEGAADRTAGPARPRRRQARGEARIAQLLRAAADVFCTSGYTASSTNAIAREAGVSPGTLYQFFPNKEAIAVELGDRLLDRWRDTYGAAFAQSHTELPLDRMLDAILDPLIAFNCENPAFFVLMHGSEIPGRITEAHDTLHATMLTRVESVLADYLPDLPAPDIHRIAEMAFMVFKAGLDLIMATDGEERTAYIQELKTVMYRYLDPLVGDEAACPAPTERIDTP, from the coding sequence TTGACCGTGCCGGAGGCCAAAGCCAACAAGACCGCCGCCGAGGCCGCCGTCGAAGCCGCCACCGAGGGAGCCGCGGGAGCCGAGGGAGCCGCGGACAGGACGGCGGGCCCCGCCCGCCCCCGCCGCCGCCAGGCCCGCGGCGAGGCCCGGATCGCGCAACTGCTCCGGGCGGCCGCCGACGTCTTCTGCACCAGCGGCTACACCGCGTCCAGCACCAACGCCATCGCCCGCGAGGCCGGGGTCTCCCCCGGCACGCTCTACCAGTTCTTCCCGAACAAGGAGGCCATCGCCGTCGAGCTCGGGGACCGGCTGCTGGACCGCTGGCGGGACACCTACGGGGCCGCCTTCGCACAGAGTCACACGGAGCTCCCGCTGGACCGGATGCTGGACGCGATCCTCGATCCGCTGATCGCCTTCAACTGCGAGAACCCGGCGTTCTTCGTCCTGATGCACGGCTCGGAGATCCCCGGCCGGATCACCGAGGCGCACGACACGCTGCACGCGACGATGCTGACGCGGGTCGAGTCAGTGCTCGCCGACTACCTCCCGGACCTGCCCGCCCCCGACATCCACCGCATCGCCGAGATGGCCTTCATGGTCTTCAAGGCCGGACTGGACCTGATCATGGCCACCGACGGCGAGGAGCGCACGGCCTACATCCAGGAGCTGAAGACGGTGATGTACCGCTACCTGGACCCCCTGGTCGGCGACGAGGCGGCATGCCCGGCGCCGACAGAGCGCATTGATACCCCCTAG